The following coding sequences are from one Campylobacter sp. RM16187 window:
- a CDS encoding DUF4492 domain-containing protein translates to MIKKYLKNISELYIEGFKNMRLGKSLWLLIAIKLVIMFGILKVFIFDENLNTKFNTNEEKADFVILNLTKE, encoded by the coding sequence ATGATTAAAAAATACCTTAAAAACATATCCGAACTATATATAGAAGGCTTTAAGAATATGAGGCTTGGCAAGAGTTTATGGCTTCTTATAGCGATAAAACTTGTAATAATGTTTGGGATACTTAAAGTCTTTATCTTTGATGAAAATTTAAATACAAAATTTAATACAAACGAAGAAAAGGCTGACTTCGTTATATTAAATTTAACAAAGGAATAA
- a CDS encoding CTP synthase, with protein sequence MDEVNKKAQDSQTKYIFITGGVLSSLGKGIAAASIATLLKNTGLKVSMLKADPYINVDPGTMSPLEHGEVFVTDDGAETDLDLGHYERFLDKSLSQDNSFTTGRVYSSVIEKERRGDYKGKTIQVIPHIVGEIVERIKKAGRGQDILIVEIGGTVGDIEGLPFLEAIRALRIEAGRKNAMNIHLTLVPFIKVAGELKTKPTQHSVGELRRIGISPDMIICRSEQPLNRDLKDKIASSCGVERNCVIESLDALSIYQVPLAFLKQDILTPIAELLELGDLKVNMETWDSLVKRIIAPTKETAIAFVGKYVDLKESYKSLTESIIHAGANLDTRVNLKWIDSEKIESENVDELLRDVDGVLVAGGFGERGISGKIEAIKFAREHKIPYLGICLGMQLAMIEFAKNVLHLEDANSVEFNQECTNPIIYLIDSFIDANGEKQIRTYQTPIGGTMRLGAYTCDIKPNSLLSKIYSGSKQVKERHRHRYEANPKYRAEFEGAGMIVSGESEGLIEAIELNSHPWFLGVQFHPEFTSRLVKPNPVILSFIDASIKNHVE encoded by the coding sequence ATGGATGAGGTAAATAAAAAAGCTCAAGATTCTCAAACCAAGTACATTTTTATAACTGGTGGCGTTTTGAGTTCTCTTGGAAAGGGTATTGCGGCGGCAAGTATTGCAACCTTGCTTAAAAATACGGGATTAAAAGTAAGTATGCTCAAAGCGGATCCTTATATCAACGTAGACCCCGGCACTATGAGCCCTCTTGAACATGGAGAGGTTTTCGTAACTGATGACGGTGCAGAGACCGATCTTGATCTGGGCCATTATGAGAGATTTTTGGATAAGAGTCTTAGTCAGGATAATAGCTTTACTACCGGTAGAGTATATAGCTCGGTTATCGAAAAAGAGCGCAGGGGCGATTATAAGGGCAAAACTATTCAAGTCATCCCTCATATCGTGGGTGAAATTGTAGAACGTATCAAAAAGGCTGGTAGAGGACAAGATATCTTAATAGTAGAGATCGGCGGAACCGTAGGAGATATAGAAGGGCTACCTTTTTTAGAGGCGATTCGAGCTCTACGTATAGAAGCGGGCAGAAAGAATGCGATGAATATTCATCTAACTCTTGTACCTTTTATTAAGGTTGCGGGAGAGCTTAAAACCAAACCTACTCAGCATAGTGTAGGAGAGCTAAGGCGTATAGGAATAAGTCCTGATATGATAATTTGCAGAAGCGAGCAGCCTTTAAATCGTGATCTTAAAGATAAGATAGCATCAAGTTGCGGAGTCGAGAGAAATTGCGTTATAGAAAGTCTTGATGCGCTTAGTATATATCAGGTGCCACTAGCGTTTTTAAAGCAAGACATTCTAACTCCTATTGCCGAACTTTTAGAGCTTGGAGATCTTAAAGTCAATATGGAGACTTGGGATAGCTTAGTAAAGCGAATAATAGCTCCTACCAAAGAGACCGCTATAGCCTTTGTAGGTAAATACGTAGATCTTAAAGAGAGTTATAAGAGTCTTACTGAGAGCATTATCCATGCGGGTGCAAATTTAGACACTAGAGTAAATTTAAAATGGATAGATAGCGAAAAAATAGAGTCTGAAAATGTCGATGAGCTATTAAGGGATGTCGATGGAGTATTGGTTGCCGGAGGATTTGGCGAACGCGGTATAAGCGGCAAGATAGAGGCTATTAAATTTGCTCGCGAGCATAAAATTCCATACCTTGGAATTTGCCTTGGCATGCAGCTTGCAATGATAGAATTTGCTAAAAACGTGCTTCATTTAGAGGATGCAAATTCGGTCGAATTTAATCAAGAGTGTACAAATCCTATAATCTACCTTATCGATAGCTTTATCGATGCAAATGGAGAAAAGCAGATCAGGACCTATCAGACCCCAATAGGCGGCACTATGAGGCTTGGGGCTTATACTTGCGATATTAAGCCAAATTCGCTTTTGAGTAAAATTTATTCAGGTTCAAAACAAGTAAAAGAGCGTCATCGACATCGCTACGAAGCAAATCCTAAATATAGGGCTGAGTTTGAAGGTGCGGGAATGATAGTAAGTGGTGAGAGCGAGGGGCTAATAGAGGCTATAGAACTAAACTCGCATCCATGGTTTTTAGGCGTACAGTTTCACCCGGAGTTTACATCTCGCCTTGTAAAACCAAATCCCGTGATTTTAAGTTTTATTGATGCGTCAATAAAAAATCATGTTGAGTAA